A genomic region of Methanobacterium sp. SMA-27 contains the following coding sequences:
- the porB gene encoding pyruvate synthase subunit PorB, which yields MEISDKEFLAPGHRACAGCGATIGVRLALKVLGENTVAVSATGCLEVITTPYPETSWEIPWMHVAFENAAAVASGVEAALKSQGKTDTTVVVFGGDGGTADIGLQALSGAMERGHNLIYICYDNEAYMNTGIQRSGATPYGASTTTSPHGKESFGEDKPKKNMPMIMAAHGVPYVATASISYPEDFMKKVKKAAEIEGPAYIHLQQPCTTGWGYNPAKTIELGRLAVETGSWILYEIEEGEFKVTYRPLQRKMVKEYLDAQKRFKHLTDLEKERIQSHVDAICIELKI from the coding sequence ATGGAAATATCTGACAAAGAATTCCTTGCACCTGGACATAGAGCCTGCGCTGGATGTGGCGCAACAATAGGTGTCAGACTCGCCCTCAAAGTGTTGGGCGAAAACACAGTAGCAGTATCTGCAACTGGTTGTTTAGAAGTTATTACAACTCCTTATCCTGAAACTTCATGGGAAATACCATGGATGCATGTTGCATTCGAAAATGCTGCAGCAGTTGCATCGGGTGTTGAAGCTGCACTGAAATCACAGGGAAAAACCGATACAACGGTAGTTGTATTTGGTGGAGATGGAGGAACAGCAGATATTGGGCTTCAAGCTCTCTCAGGAGCTATGGAACGAGGACATAACCTAATTTACATATGTTACGATAATGAAGCATACATGAATACAGGTATCCAAAGAAGTGGAGCAACGCCATATGGAGCATCAACAACTACTTCACCCCATGGTAAAGAAAGTTTTGGTGAAGACAAGCCCAAAAAGAATATGCCTATGATAATGGCTGCCCATGGAGTACCATATGTTGCTACTGCTTCAATATCATACCCTGAAGATTTCATGAAAAAGGTTAAAAAAGCCGCAGAAATCGAAGGACCTGCATACATTCATCTGCAACAACCATGTACAACTGGATGGGGTTACAACCCTGCCAAAACCATAGAACTTGGAAGACTAGCAGTTGAAACAGGATCATGGATACTCTATGAGATAGAAGAAGGTGAATTCAAAGTCACCTACAGACCACTTCAAAGAAAAATGGTTAAAGAGTACTTGGATGCACAAAAGAGATTTAAACATTTAACAGACCTCGAAAAAGAAAGGATTCAAAGCCATGTAGATGCAATCTGCATTGAGCTTAAGATATAG
- a CDS encoding 4Fe-4S dicluster domain-containing protein: protein MNLDKILIQPDLCDGCGDCEEACSKLYGTSRISVREIEGSFYPIICQQCEDAPCRRICPTDAIEMDITSEKCIGCGLCMMVCPFGSITIHERKAHKCHQCPDKDTPACIKACSKRAIAKVDTERMKFDKQKEHIDKLSGLGKKKRKSTNMIGILTANSRTKKVLHKEV from the coding sequence ATGAACTTGGATAAGATATTGATTCAACCCGACCTCTGTGATGGCTGCGGAGACTGTGAAGAAGCTTGCAGCAAACTCTATGGAACATCAAGGATATCTGTAAGGGAGATTGAAGGATCATTCTATCCAATAATCTGCCAGCAATGTGAAGATGCACCATGCAGGAGGATATGCCCCACAGATGCCATTGAAATGGATATCACCTCTGAAAAATGTATTGGCTGTGGCCTCTGTATGATGGTTTGTCCATTTGGTTCCATAACCATTCATGAGAGAAAAGCACATAAATGCCACCAATGCCCTGATAAAGACACACCTGCCTGCATTAAAGCATGCTCCAAACGGGCTATTGCAAAGGTAGACACAGAAAGGATGAAATTCGACAAACAGAAAGAGCATATTGATAAGCTCAGTGGTCTGGGTAAAAAGAAAAGAAAAAGCACCAATATGATTGGCATTTTAACAGCAAATTCGAGAACTAAAAAAGTTCTTCACAAGGAGGTCTGA
- a CDS encoding 4Fe-4S dicluster domain-containing protein, translated as MKELISKPELCDECSRCERECPQNAIRVISGVPVHCLHCAKDRAPCMTVCPEDAIVEIDGAIVIMEDECIGCGLCRDSCPIGAIHMDELGIAKKCNLCIDKDVPVCVSTCPKEALKMDSEDILTQKRDKIAEELRKVKMIMKY; from the coding sequence ATGAAAGAATTAATTTCAAAACCAGAGCTCTGTGATGAATGTTCACGATGTGAGCGTGAATGTCCTCAAAATGCAATAAGAGTCATAAGTGGAGTTCCAGTACACTGCCTTCATTGTGCTAAAGACAGAGCACCTTGTATGACAGTCTGTCCAGAAGATGCAATTGTTGAAATTGACGGTGCCATTGTAATTATGGAAGATGAATGCATTGGTTGTGGATTATGCAGAGATTCATGTCCAATAGGTGCTATACATATGGATGAATTAGGAATTGCTAAAAAATGCAATCTTTGTATAGATAAGGATGTACCAGTTTGTGTTTCAACATGCCCTAAAGAAGCGCTTAAAATGGATTCTGAAGATATTTTAACACAGAAACGTGACAAAATTGCAGAGGAACTCCGAAAAGTTAAAATGATAATGAAATATTAA
- a CDS encoding fumarate hydratase, translating into MITQKQIEDTISFLYKNSVIELPNDVKNALKKAYLNETNETARFNLKAVLDNIDAAHTNGIPMCQDTGLPIVFVKLGNVKVENLYHGIKNGVEKATIEVPLRPNVVDPLTRENTGTNTGKGVPLVDIEIVEGNYIELTIFPKGFGSENNNAMKMALPGEGIEGIKNFVVDTVLAAGGKPCPPTRIGVGIGGSSDYALKLAKKALLREINSKNPDNRLAELEQELLELVNSTGIGPMGLGGNTTALDVKVELVDTHTAGLPIGICIQCWAARHASAIIRDE; encoded by the coding sequence ATGATAACACAGAAACAAATTGAAGATACTATTTCATTTCTCTATAAAAATTCTGTTATTGAACTACCAAATGATGTGAAGAATGCTTTGAAGAAGGCCTATCTTAATGAAACAAATGAAACAGCTAGGTTTAATCTTAAGGCAGTACTTGATAATATTGATGCAGCACATACAAATGGGATCCCTATGTGTCAAGATACTGGACTACCCATAGTATTTGTAAAGCTTGGTAACGTAAAAGTTGAAAACTTATATCATGGGATAAAAAATGGAGTGGAAAAGGCCACAATTGAAGTACCATTACGTCCAAACGTTGTTGATCCTTTAACACGCGAAAACACAGGTACCAACACAGGTAAAGGTGTTCCTCTTGTGGATATTGAAATAGTTGAAGGAAATTATATTGAATTAACCATTTTTCCAAAAGGATTTGGATCAGAGAACAATAATGCAATGAAAATGGCGCTGCCGGGTGAGGGTATTGAAGGAATAAAAAACTTTGTTGTTGACACAGTTCTTGCTGCAGGCGGAAAACCATGCCCTCCCACCAGGATAGGTGTAGGAATAGGAGGATCATCCGATTATGCTTTAAAACTAGCCAAAAAAGCCTTATTAAGGGAAATTAATTCTAAAAATCCCGATAATCGATTGGCTGAACTTGAACAAGAATTGCTTGAACTTGTGAATTCAACGGGGATCGGTCCAATGGGTTTGGGAGGTAATACAACAGCTTTAGATGTTAAAGTAGAACTTGTTGATACCCATACTGCAGGTCTGCCCATTGGTATTTGCATTCAATGCTGGGCTGCAAGACATGCTAGCGCCATTATAAGAGATGAATAA
- the phoU gene encoding phosphate signaling complex protein PhoU encodes MERRYPRMRFQRRLNYLREDVEEMGQTSLSAYKNALEAFISYDEELVKKVSKSNDKLYEMNYNLEQKAMSVIASEQPVARDLRFIETCIKVASHLKRMGGLASNIADVAKQIKDEKIPEKPMSDITHMADIVDGMMSKSISAFLNEDMNLVREIKRDDDKVDDLFDQALQDISASMFQEKDAISFLIYLLFVARFLERIADRAENIGDRTIYMITCEKPGVAGKLDGLVEDKK; translated from the coding sequence ATGGAAAGAAGATATCCAAGGATGAGGTTCCAAAGAAGATTGAATTATCTTAGAGAAGATGTTGAAGAAATGGGGCAGACAAGCCTCTCTGCATACAAGAATGCATTGGAAGCTTTTATTAGTTACGATGAGGAACTGGTTAAGAAAGTTAGCAAGTCAAATGATAAATTATATGAAATGAATTATAACCTAGAGCAGAAAGCAATGAGTGTAATAGCTTCAGAGCAACCAGTAGCAAGAGATTTAAGATTTATTGAAACATGTATAAAAGTAGCAAGCCATTTAAAAAGGATGGGAGGTTTAGCTTCAAATATTGCAGACGTTGCAAAACAGATAAAGGACGAAAAAATACCTGAAAAACCAATGAGTGACATCACTCATATGGCAGATATTGTTGATGGAATGATGAGTAAGAGTATATCTGCATTTCTAAATGAGGACATGAACCTGGTAAGAGAAATAAAAAGGGATGACGACAAGGTAGACGATCTATTTGATCAGGCCCTTCAAGATATATCTGCTAGTATGTTTCAGGAGAAAGATGCTATATCCTTCCTGATATATCTGTTGTTTGTCGCAAGGTTCCTTGAGAGGATTGCTGATAGGGCAGAAAATATTGGGGACAGAACCATCTACATGATCACATGTGAAAAGCCCGGTGTAGCAGGAAAATTAGATGGATTAGTTGAGGATAAAAAATAA
- the pstB gene encoding phosphate ABC transporter ATP-binding protein PstB yields the protein MDYRIEVEDLNVYFDESHILKDININIKKNMVTSLIGPSGCGKSTFIRTLNRMNDLIDSFKMTGTVLLDDGNIYDPKVDVVDLRKKVGMVFQKPNPFPKSIFDNVAYGLRIHGISDKDFIEQRVEESLKEAALWDEVKEKLDKSAMGLSGGQQQRLCIARTIAVEPEVILMDEPCSALDPISTTKIEDLIHKLKKDFTIIIVTHNMQQATRVSKYTAFFLHGEIVESGLTDKLFIEPEDKRTEDYITGRFG from the coding sequence ATGGATTATAGAATTGAAGTGGAAGATTTGAACGTTTACTTTGACGAATCACATATCTTAAAAGATATAAACATTAATATAAAAAAGAATATGGTCACATCACTCATAGGACCTTCTGGATGTGGTAAATCTACTTTCATAAGGACTTTAAACAGAATGAATGATTTGATAGATAGCTTTAAAATGACAGGCACAGTTCTACTTGATGATGGGAATATTTATGATCCCAAAGTAGATGTAGTTGATCTTAGAAAAAAGGTTGGAATGGTTTTTCAGAAGCCAAACCCATTTCCTAAATCTATATTTGACAATGTGGCATATGGACTTAGAATTCATGGGATTTCAGACAAAGATTTCATAGAACAAAGGGTTGAGGAAAGTCTTAAAGAAGCTGCTCTCTGGGATGAGGTTAAAGAGAAATTAGATAAATCTGCAATGGGACTTTCAGGAGGACAACAACAACGGCTGTGTATTGCTCGGACCATTGCAGTCGAACCTGAAGTTATTCTAATGGACGAACCTTGTTCAGCACTCGATCCTATATCAACAACCAAAATAGAGGATTTAATACACAAGCTAAAAAAGGATTTCACTATTATTATTGTAACACATAACATGCAACAAGCAACAAGGGTTTCAAAGTACACTGCATTTTTCCTTCATGGAGAAATAGTTGAAAGTGGTCTTACAGACAAACTATTCATAGAACCAGAAGATAAACGTACTGAAGATTATATAACAGGAAGATTCGGATGA
- the pstA gene encoding phosphate ABC transporter permease PstA — protein MNRIISPKNAQKIMKGVFWASGIVTIIILLIIIGYILIKGLPVVNLEFLLANPIDSGKSGGIAPMIVSTVIVTVIAVLVAAPLGVGAAVFIEEYTEENIFVKLIRFGSETLASIPSIVFGLFGLAFFVVFLGMGWSLFSGGLVLAFMALPTILQVSEVSIAAVPKSYAEGSLALGGSKWQTVYRVILPAAIPGITTGVILGMARAMSEAAAILFVVGSALAMPLSIFDPGRPLPLHLYVLATEGVSLDNAYGTAAVLVLLILVITVVTNTVVERYSKKMMGR, from the coding sequence ATGAATAGAATCATATCTCCTAAAAATGCCCAGAAAATCATGAAAGGAGTATTTTGGGCTTCAGGAATAGTTACTATAATCATACTACTTATAATAATTGGTTACATACTTATTAAAGGACTTCCAGTCGTGAATCTGGAATTTTTATTGGCGAATCCCATAGATTCAGGTAAATCTGGAGGCATTGCTCCTATGATAGTTTCAACTGTTATTGTAACTGTTATTGCAGTACTAGTTGCAGCTCCACTAGGGGTAGGTGCAGCGGTGTTTATTGAGGAGTATACAGAAGAAAATATTTTTGTAAAGCTCATTAGATTTGGATCAGAAACACTTGCATCAATACCTTCAATAGTTTTCGGGCTATTTGGACTGGCATTTTTTGTTGTATTTCTTGGTATGGGATGGTCCCTGTTTTCAGGAGGACTTGTTCTTGCATTTATGGCTTTACCGACAATTCTCCAGGTTTCAGAAGTTTCAATAGCAGCTGTACCAAAATCTTATGCAGAGGGGAGCTTAGCACTGGGTGGATCTAAATGGCAAACTGTATATAGAGTTATACTTCCTGCTGCAATACCCGGTATTACCACAGGTGTAATACTAGGGATGGCAAGGGCAATGTCAGAAGCTGCAGCAATATTATTTGTTGTTGGATCGGCTCTGGCAATGCCACTTTCAATATTTGATCCTGGAAGGCCATTACCACTGCATTTGTATGTTCTAGCAACTGAAGGTGTTTCCCTTGATAATGCATATGGGACTGCTGCAGTTCTTGTTCTGCTGATTCTTGTTATAACAGTTGTAACCAACACAGTAGTTGAAAGATACTCCAAAAAGATGATGGGGCGATAA
- the pstC gene encoding phosphate ABC transporter permease subunit PstC: MKDNIEEFLIEKGLLITALSSIIIILLIIIFIFSEGLPSMESYGFLKFIFGSTWDPSSGDYGVLPMIVGSLGITGLALLFAVPLSLLCAIFMAEIAPKTMRKILKPVIETLAGIPSVVYGFFGLIVLVPIMRVQFGGTGFSMLTASIILTVMILPTIISVSEDALRSIPHEYKEASLAVGATHWQTIKNVIFPAAIPGIITAIILGMGRAIGETLAVIMVAGNVAQFPNSIFDPVRALTSNIAIEMGYATGIHYSALFGTAIVLFIIIMILLVIANYFHYKKKITIGGGYL; this comes from the coding sequence ATGAAGGATAATATCGAAGAATTTCTAATAGAGAAGGGTCTGTTAATTACCGCTCTTTCATCAATAATCATAATCCTACTCATCATAATCTTCATATTCTCTGAAGGTTTACCCTCCATGGAGAGCTATGGATTCTTAAAGTTTATATTTGGAAGTACTTGGGATCCTTCATCAGGTGATTATGGAGTTTTACCAATGATAGTGGGTTCTCTGGGAATAACAGGTCTGGCATTACTTTTTGCTGTTCCTTTATCATTGCTTTGTGCAATATTCATGGCAGAAATAGCACCCAAAACAATGAGGAAAATTTTAAAGCCAGTCATAGAAACCCTTGCAGGAATTCCATCAGTAGTATATGGATTTTTCGGATTGATAGTACTGGTTCCTATTATGAGGGTTCAATTTGGAGGTACTGGTTTCAGTATGCTTACAGCATCAATAATTCTCACTGTAATGATACTTCCAACTATAATCAGTGTATCCGAGGATGCATTACGTTCTATACCTCATGAATACAAGGAAGCATCACTTGCAGTAGGGGCAACACATTGGCAGACAATTAAAAATGTTATTTTTCCTGCAGCAATTCCGGGAATTATAACAGCCATAATATTAGGAATGGGTAGAGCAATAGGCGAAACACTAGCTGTAATAATGGTTGCAGGAAATGTTGCTCAATTCCCAAATTCAATTTTCGACCCGGTTAGGGCGTTAACATCGAACATTGCAATAGAAATGGGTTATGCAACAGGAATTCACTACAGTGCATTATTTGGAACTGCAATAGTCCTGTTCATCATAATCATGATACTTCTCGTGATTGCCAACTACTTCCATTATAAAAAGAAAATCACAATTGGAGGAGGATACCTGTGA
- a CDS encoding phosphate ABC transporter substrate-binding protein — MDSKYVLLIIAVIIIISAYLVFNPGNQYERLQIAGSTSVQPVIEKLAEKYQETHPNVRINVQGGGSGLGIRTVEQGIVNMGMSSKALSPDEKDGLNEYVIGKDGIIIAVNNDNPIINLTSEQIRNLFSGEVTNWNQIGGSDEEVHVVVRESGSGTLQSFQDIIMGSTKIRKDAIVQSSTEAVKQAVKQDPGAIGFISLANMDNSVKAITVNGITPSEQSVADGSYLLQRPFELLINGEPTGISKDFLDYVMSPEGQAIIQNQKVVPANQLKQ, encoded by the coding sequence ATGGATTCTAAATATGTTCTTCTAATAATCGCAGTTATAATAATTATCAGTGCTTATCTTGTGTTTAATCCAGGAAATCAATACGAAAGACTACAAATTGCAGGATCGACATCCGTACAACCGGTTATAGAGAAACTTGCAGAAAAATATCAAGAAACACATCCCAATGTACGAATAAATGTACAAGGTGGAGGTTCAGGTCTTGGTATAAGGACAGTTGAACAAGGAATAGTTAATATGGGAATGAGTTCAAAGGCTCTCAGCCCCGATGAAAAAGATGGATTAAATGAATATGTTATTGGAAAGGATGGAATTATCATCGCAGTAAATAACGACAATCCAATTATCAACTTAACTTCCGAACAAATTCGCAATCTTTTCAGCGGTGAAGTAACCAATTGGAATCAAATTGGAGGTTCTGATGAAGAGGTTCATGTAGTGGTAAGGGAGTCTGGTTCAGGAACTCTTCAATCATTCCAGGATATAATTATGGGTAGTACTAAAATACGCAAAGATGCGATTGTTCAAAGTTCAACCGAAGCAGTGAAACAGGCAGTGAAACAGGATCCCGGTGCAATTGGATTTATATCCCTTGCAAACATGGATAATTCTGTCAAAGCAATTACAGTAAATGGAATTACACCATCAGAACAGAGTGTAGCCGATGGTTCATATCTACTACAAAGACCATTTGAATTATTAATAAATGGTGAACCCACTGGTATTTCCAAAGATTTTCTCGATTATGTAATGAGTCCTGAAGGACAGGCCATAATACAAAATCAGAAAGTAGTGCCTGCAAATCAACTAAAACAATAG
- a CDS encoding phosphate ABC transporter substrate-binding protein, protein MDSKYIIGIIIAIVIIAGAYMVFASGSNSKKITIAGSTSVQPVAEKLAQVYMQKNPNVKINVQGGGSGVGIKSVSEGTVNIGTSSKDISANESTGLNQNVIGKDGIVIAVNTANSVSGLTVTQLKDIFSGNVTNWNQVGGANAKIDVITREDGSGTRTAFEDLVLNKTAKIKADAIVQSSTEAVKQSVKGDPNAIGFISLADLDSSVKALTVNGITPSEQTVSDGTYKLQRPFIFLTKGEPKGAVKDFIDWVMGPEGQAIIKSANVVPAK, encoded by the coding sequence GTGGACTCAAAATATATAATCGGAATAATAATAGCAATAGTGATAATAGCGGGCGCATACATGGTATTTGCATCTGGATCTAATAGTAAAAAGATAACAATAGCAGGATCAACATCGGTTCAACCTGTAGCAGAAAAACTTGCACAGGTGTACATGCAGAAAAATCCTAATGTAAAGATCAATGTTCAAGGTGGGGGATCTGGAGTTGGAATTAAAAGTGTAAGCGAAGGAACTGTAAACATAGGTACCAGTTCTAAGGACATTAGTGCCAATGAATCAACAGGTTTAAATCAAAATGTAATAGGTAAAGATGGAATAGTCATTGCAGTCAACACCGCAAATTCTGTTAGTGGTCTCACAGTAACACAGCTGAAGGACATATTCAGTGGTAATGTTACCAACTGGAATCAGGTTGGTGGAGCAAACGCTAAAATAGATGTAATTACCCGTGAAGATGGTTCAGGTACAAGAACAGCTTTCGAAGATCTTGTTTTAAATAAAACTGCCAAAATCAAGGCTGATGCAATTGTTCAAAGTTCAACAGAAGCAGTTAAGCAGTCAGTTAAGGGTGATCCAAATGCAATTGGATTTATATCACTTGCGGACTTGGATTCTTCTGTTAAAGCATTAACTGTAAATGGTATTACACCTTCAGAACAGACTGTTTCAGATGGTACTTACAAACTCCAGAGGCCGTTCATTTTCTTAACCAAAGGCGAACCAAAGGGTGCTGTTAAAGACTTTATAGATTGGGTTATGGGACCTGAAGGGCAGGCCATAATTAAATCAGCAAATGTTGTACCGGCAAAATAG
- a CDS encoding citrate/2-methylcitrate synthase, whose amino-acid sequence MLKLKNSDLRTSITQVERNMLKTQGFSQEEIIGNFSFPEMVYLLLKGEKPSGNHEKMFEAVLVSFCDHGITPPSTISKIMASAGSPVNVCIAGGILAFGENHAGAIENAMKIFQEGVKISDAYNDLHQKLHGSSLRNIETKVKRYPDLDIVIIQKIQGHENS is encoded by the coding sequence ATGTTAAAACTTAAAAATTCTGACTTGAGAACCTCGATAACTCAAGTAGAAAGAAACATGCTGAAAACACAGGGTTTTTCTCAGGAGGAAATAATTGGCAACTTTTCTTTTCCAGAGATGGTTTATCTTCTTTTAAAGGGTGAAAAACCATCAGGAAATCATGAAAAAATGTTCGAAGCAGTATTGGTATCATTTTGTGATCATGGGATAACTCCCCCTAGCACAATCAGCAAGATAATGGCATCTGCTGGTTCACCTGTAAATGTTTGTATTGCTGGAGGAATACTTGCTTTTGGAGAAAACCATGCAGGAGCTATAGAAAATGCAATGAAAATTTTTCAGGAAGGAGTTAAAATATCCGATGCTTACAATGATCTGCATCAGAAACTGCACGGTTCATCATTGAGGAATATAGAGACCAAGGTAAAAAGATACCCGGATTTGGACATCGTTATCATTCAGAAGATCCAAGGGCACGAAAACTCTTAG
- a CDS encoding citrate/2-methylcitrate synthase — MPGFGHRYHSEDPRARKLLEIAQNCGCDGKLFKIAIEMEKLLLKDKGIKMNIDGANAAILSDMKFNWHLGCGIFAIGRIPGLLAHITEEILNEDPFRKITELKSTL; from the coding sequence ATACCCGGATTTGGACATCGTTATCATTCAGAAGATCCAAGGGCACGAAAACTCTTAGAAATTGCACAAAATTGTGGTTGCGATGGAAAACTTTTTAAAATTGCGATTGAAATGGAAAAATTATTATTAAAAGATAAAGGAATAAAAATGAATATTGATGGAGCAAATGCAGCAATATTATCTGACATGAAATTTAATTGGCATTTAGGATGTGGTATATTTGCAATAGGTAGGATACCCGGGTTATTGGCACATATAACAGAGGAAATATTAAATGAAGATCCCTTCAGGAAAATCACAGAACTAAAATCTACACTATAA
- a CDS encoding DASS family sodium-coupled anion symporter, producing the protein MPLAIIAFILVMLVPLPGLSYPGHAAIALLIFAIIMWASEAQHLAVTSIILLFLQPLLGIESFSNAVIGFANPIIFLMIGGFILAVAIGKSGLAKRFTYWMLSKVGTSPSMSIFAAVFSTGLLSAWIENVVAFAMLLPIIKTIVPLFGVEEPEKGNSNFAKAMVLGASYGSLAGGFGTEIGTAPNLMAAAYTHLPFVNWMIFGFPLAIFMLFVTWKLLGWIFPPETDGIVGGKETLTKAMNVMGSITRTEKITAAILFFTIGLWVTTGITGIDSYSVALIGAALYFITGVIDWKDAQEGVDWGLIIFFGGALSLGAALLNTGAAAWLIHDLIGMMGSNVSTLAIMLLLMVIAVIFTQVMSNIALAAILVPLSVTLAAAQGQPIGIYAVPVAISCSLSFMFPMADPTVAMAYGTGYVKIKEILKAGIPMVVIGIIATIVVMLTIAKPFLG; encoded by the coding sequence ATGCCTTTGGCTATAATTGCTTTTATTTTGGTCATGCTGGTCCCATTACCTGGCTTGAGTTATCCGGGTCATGCTGCAATAGCTCTATTGATTTTTGCAATCATAATGTGGGCTAGTGAAGCACAGCATCTCGCTGTCACCTCTATAATACTGTTATTTTTACAACCCCTATTGGGTATTGAAAGTTTCAGTAATGCCGTAATTGGATTTGCTAATCCCATTATCTTCTTGATGATTGGTGGATTTATTCTGGCAGTGGCCATTGGTAAAAGTGGGCTTGCTAAGCGTTTCACTTATTGGATGCTCTCTAAGGTGGGTACAAGCCCAAGTATGAGTATTTTTGCGGCTGTTTTTTCAACAGGGCTTTTGTCTGCATGGATTGAAAATGTTGTTGCATTTGCGATGCTTCTTCCCATTATCAAAACAATTGTACCATTGTTTGGTGTAGAAGAACCTGAGAAGGGTAACAGTAACTTTGCTAAGGCAATGGTTTTAGGTGCGTCATATGGTTCATTAGCAGGTGGTTTTGGTACTGAAATAGGTACAGCACCAAACTTAATGGCTGCAGCTTACACACACCTTCCATTTGTTAATTGGATGATATTTGGATTTCCGCTTGCAATTTTTATGTTATTTGTAACGTGGAAGTTGTTAGGTTGGATTTTCCCGCCAGAAACCGATGGAATTGTTGGTGGAAAAGAAACATTGACCAAAGCTATGAATGTCATGGGTTCTATCACAAGAACAGAGAAAATAACAGCAGCAATATTATTCTTTACCATTGGTTTGTGGGTAACTACAGGTATAACAGGTATAGATAGTTATTCTGTTGCTTTGATTGGTGCAGCTTTGTACTTTATCACTGGTGTTATAGATTGGAAAGATGCCCAAGAAGGTGTAGATTGGGGATTAATAATCTTCTTTGGAGGAGCTTTATCTCTTGGAGCTGCACTGCTAAATACAGGTGCCGCAGCATGGCTTATACATGATTTAATAGGTATGATGGGCAGTAATGTTTCAACACTTGCTATAATGCTCTTGTTGATGGTTATTGCTGTGATTTTCACCCAGGTAATGTCTAACATTGCATTGGCTGCTATTTTAGTACCTCTGTCAGTTACTTTAGCTGCTGCTCAGGGACAACCTATTGGGATTTATGCTGTTCCAGTAGCTATTTCATGTTCGCTTTCGTTCATGTTCCCAATGGCAGATCCAACTGTAGCAATGGCATATGGTACGGGTTATGTGAAGATCAAAGAAATACTCAAAGCAGGAATTCCAATGGTAGTAATTGGAATTATAGCAACCATAGTGGTAATGCTGACTATAGCCAAACCATTCCTAGGATAA
- a CDS encoding universal stress protein, with the protein MSKKILLPTDGSKNAERAGEYAISLADISGADIIILNVIDTYYLDSIPQPDVRESVDEELRSSVKQSIERFEDEIEENKCNGKCKNVNFKILIKEGKPADIILQTIDNEGIDQVIIGKSGKHGLERLLLGRTTDKVVKEAKVPVNVIS; encoded by the coding sequence ATGTCTAAAAAAATATTATTACCTACCGATGGATCAAAAAATGCAGAAAGAGCAGGAGAATATGCCATATCCCTTGCAGATATAAGTGGTGCAGATATAATAATTTTAAACGTGATAGATACCTATTACTTGGATTCTATACCACAACCAGATGTTAGAGAAAGTGTAGATGAAGAATTGAGGTCAAGCGTGAAACAATCCATAGAACGCTTTGAAGATGAAATAGAAGAAAATAAATGCAATGGTAAATGTAAAAACGTTAACTTCAAAATACTCATCAAAGAAGGAAAACCAGCAGATATTATACTACAAACCATTGACAATGAAGGAATCGATCAGGTAATAATAGGAAAATCTGGTAAACATGGATTAGAAAGATTGTTGCTTGGAAGAACAACAGATAAGGTAGTAAAAGAAGCTAAAGTACCTGTTAATGTGATTTCATAA